The following proteins are encoded in a genomic region of Nycticebus coucang isolate mNycCou1 chromosome 17, mNycCou1.pri, whole genome shotgun sequence:
- the LOC128568818 gene encoding protein C1orf43-like produces the protein MASGSNWLSGMNVVLVMAHGSLDLKEEIDIRLPRVQDIKYEPQLLGNDDTRLLQLETQGNQNCYNYLYRMKALDAICASETPFCADGQHPRSLMGKNFRSYLLDLRNTSTPFKGVRKALIDTLLDGYETACYGTGVFGQNEYLHYQEALRELATVVKAQIGSSQRQHQSAAKDLTQSPEVSPTTIQVTYLPSSQKSKRAKHFLELKSIKDNYNTLKSTL, from the exons ATGGCGTCCGGGAGTAACTGGCTGTCCGGGATGAATGTCGTGCTGGTGATGGCCCACGGGAGCCTG GACTTGAAAGAGGAGATTGATATTCGACTACCCAGGGTTCAGGATATCAAGTATGAACCCCAACTCCTTGGAAATGATGACACTAGGCTGCTGCAACTGGAGACCCAGGGAAATCAGAATTGCTACAACTATCTGTACAGGATGAAAGCTCTGGATGCCATTTGTGCCTCAGAGACCCCGTTTTGTGCTGATGGCCAGCATCCTCGTTCCTTAATGGGCAAGAATTTCCGCTCCTACTTGCTAGATCTACGAAACACTAGTACTCCCTTCAAGGGTGTGCGCAAAGCCCTCATTGATACCCTGCTAGATGGCTATGAAACAGCCTGCTATGGGACAGGGGTCTTCGGTCAGAATGAATACCTGCACTATCAGGAGGCCCTGCGTGAGCTGGCCACTGTGGTCAAAGCACAAATTGGGAGCTCTCAGCGACAACACCAATCAGCAGCCAAAGACCTAACTCAGTCCCCTGAAGTCTCCCCAACAACCATCCAGGTGACATACCTCCCCTCCAGTCAGAAGAGTAAACGTGCCAAACACTTCCTCGAATTGAAGAGCATTAAGGATAACTATAACACCTTGAAAAGTACTTTGTGA